The following are from one region of the Gossypium hirsutum isolate 1008001.06 chromosome D03, Gossypium_hirsutum_v2.1, whole genome shotgun sequence genome:
- the LOC107949726 gene encoding probable galactinol--sucrose galactosyltransferase 2 isoform X1 codes for MGSNEDVMISVKPGVTGGSFMVRGTAVLTNVPANITVTPVNDGSVFVGANATSSSSRHVFNLGTLQVHRLVCLFRFKIWWMIPCFGTSGGDIPAETQMLLLEVENKFYVLILPVLDGQFRTSLQGTPDNELEFCIESGDPDVQTTKIKEPVFVNSGNNPFKLIRNSIKILEKHKGTFKHIDNKQKPEHIDWFGWNTWDAFYCNVDPEGIKDGLESFSKGGCPPKLLTIDEGWQNIFPSYEENPTGELSRLINLEENTKFKGSKLDKSGKNLRDFIKTIKQKYGLKYVYIWHAMAGYWGGVLPESEVMKKYNPKIQPVVQSPGNLTHVVCSTLDNIQEKGIGLIDPSKIRDFYHDFHSYQASCGVDGVKVDVQSVLELLGAGYSGRVSLTKSYLGALEDSVTETFKSNNLICSMSLNTDFLYSTKKAAAARATEDFMPNEPTFQTLHVAAAAFNSLLIGEIIVPDWDMFYSDHITAEFHGAARALSGSAVYVSDKPGSHDFDIIKKLVLHDGSILRARYAGRPTRDCLFNDPVTDGKSLLKIWNLNKLSGVIGVFNCQRAGIWPPIKGSIYMPAPGSGIPISGIASAGDVDALEEVAGENWRGHCAVYACLSGSLKTMLKDAKFQVALEHLKCEVFTVSPIWAFSEDLRFAPIGLLDMYNSGGAVEAMDSENKSSECKIKVRIRGCGRFGAYSNKRPKCCSMNEKDEEFIYNPIDGLVTVKVEGEYSSREMVFVY; via the exons atggGAAGTAACGAAGATGTTATGATTAGTGTTAAACCAGGTGTTACAGGTGGTTCGTTCATGGTTCGAGGAACGGCTGTTTTAACTAACGTTCCAGCTAACATCACGGTTACACCGGTTAACGACGGTTCGGTTTTCGTTGGAGCTAATGCAACCAGTTCAAGTTCTCGTCACGTGTTCAATCTCGGAACCCTCCA GGTGCACAGATTGGTGTGTCTCTTCAGGTTCAAAATCTGGTGGATGATACCATGCTTCGGAACTTCGGGCGGAGACATTCCGGCAGAAACTCAAATGCTTCTCCTGGAAGTTGAGAACAAGTTCTATGTCTTGATACTACCTGTATTGGATGGTCAGTTTCGTACAAGTTTGCAAGGGACACCAGACAATGAACTAGAGTTTTGCATTGAGAGCG GAGATCCTGATGTTCAAACCACCAAGATTAAAGAACCAGTTTTCGTAAATTCGGGGAACAACCCGTTTAAGCTCATAAGGAATTCTATTAA GATATTGGAGAAGCATAAGGGTACGTTCAAGCATATCGATAATAAGCAG AAGCCAGAACATATAGATTGGTTTGGATGGAACACCTGGGATGCTTTTTATTGTAATGTAGATCCTGAAGGAATCAAAGATGGACTCGAAAG TTTCTCAAAGGGAGGTTGTCCTCCAAAACTTTTAACCATTGATGAAGGCTGGcaaaatatttttcccagctatGAAGAGAACCCAACAGG GGAATTGTCAAGATTAATTAATCTTGAGGAAAATACAAAATTCAAGGGCTCAAAGTTGGATAAATCAGGAAAAAATCTCAGAGATTTTATCAAAACTATCAAGCAGAAATATGGATTgaa ATACGTATACATTTGGCATGCTATGGCTGGTTACTGGGGAGGGGTTCTTCCAGAATCTGAAGTGATGAAAAAATACAACCCCAAAATTCAACCTGTTGTTCAGTCCCCTGGTAATCTGACCCATGTTGTATGTTCAACCCTGGACAACATACAGGAAAAGGGAATCGGGCTAATTGATCCCTCCAAAATCCGCGATTTTTACCACGATTTTCATAGCTACCAAGCAAGTTGTGGTGTTGATGGTGTCAAGGTGGATGTTCAGAGTGTGTTGGAGCTCCTCGGTGCTGGCTACAGTGGTCGAGTTTCACTGACTAAATCATACCTGGGAGCCCTTGAGGATTCTGTTACCGAAACTTTCAAATCCAACAACTTAATCTGCTCCATGAGTCTGAATACTGACTTCCTATACAG TACAAAGAAGGCTGCTGCAGCTAGAGCAACTGAAGATTTCATGCCAAATGAACCAACATTTCAGACATTACATGTTGCTGCTGCTGCTTTTAACTCTCTTCTTATAGGAGAGATCATTGTACCAGATTGGGACATGTTTTAT aGCGATCATATTACCGCAGAGTTCCATGGTGCAGCGAGAGCCTTGAGTGGTTCTGCAGTATATGTAAG TGACAAGCCAGGTAGTCACGATTTTGACATTATTAAGAAGCTAGTGTTGCATGATGGCTCTATCCTTAGAGCTCGATATGCCGGTCGACCTACTCGGGACTGTTTATTCAATGACCCTGTCACAGATGGAAAAAG CCTATTGAAGATTTGGAACTTGAACAAGTTATCAGGGGTTATAGGTGTTTTTAACTGCCAAAGAGCTGGAATATGGCCTCCTATTAAAGGTAGTATATATATGCCGGCGCCCGGCTCAGGAATACCAATCTCAGGGATTGCCAGTGCTGGAGATGTTGATGCACTTGAAGAGGTTGCAGGGGAGAATTGGAGAGGACATTGTGCAGTATATGCATGCCTTTCAG GTTCCCTGAAGACAATGTTAAAGGATGCAAAATTTCAAGTGGCCTTAGAACATTTGAAATGTGAAGTCTTTACTGTTTCTCCTATCTGG GCATTCAGCGAGGATCTTCGGTTTGCTCCTATCGGATTACTCGACATGTACAATTCAGGAGGTGCAGTTGAAGCTATGGACTCCGAAAACAAATCATCAGAATGTAAGATAAAGGTGAGAATCCGAGGGTGTGGACGGTTCGGAGCATATTCAAATAAGAGACCAAAATGTTGCAGCATGAACGAGAAAGATGAGGAGTTCATATACAATCCCATAGATGGACTAGTGACAGTGAAGGTTGAAGGTGAGTACAGCTCAAGAGAAATGGTTTTTGTTTATTGA
- the LOC107949726 gene encoding probable galactinol--sucrose galactosyltransferase 2 isoform X2, with amino-acid sequence MGSNEDVMISVKPGVTGGSFMVRGTAVLTNVPANITVTPVNDGSVFVGANATSSSSRHVFNLGTLQVHRLVCLFRFKIWWMIPCFGTSGGDIPAETQMLLLEVENKFYVLILPVLDGQFRTSLQGTPDNELEFCIESGDPDVQTTKIKEPVFVNSGNNPFKLIRNSIKILEKHKGTFKHIDNKQKPEHIDWFGWNTWDAFYCNVDPEGIKDGLESFSKGGCPPKLLTIDEGWQNIFPSYEENPTGYVYIWHAMAGYWGGVLPESEVMKKYNPKIQPVVQSPGNLTHVVCSTLDNIQEKGIGLIDPSKIRDFYHDFHSYQASCGVDGVKVDVQSVLELLGAGYSGRVSLTKSYLGALEDSVTETFKSNNLICSMSLNTDFLYSTKKAAAARATEDFMPNEPTFQTLHVAAAAFNSLLIGEIIVPDWDMFYSDHITAEFHGAARALSGSAVYVSDKPGSHDFDIIKKLVLHDGSILRARYAGRPTRDCLFNDPVTDGKSLLKIWNLNKLSGVIGVFNCQRAGIWPPIKGSIYMPAPGSGIPISGIASAGDVDALEEVAGENWRGHCAVYACLSGSLKTMLKDAKFQVALEHLKCEVFTVSPIWAFSEDLRFAPIGLLDMYNSGGAVEAMDSENKSSECKIKVRIRGCGRFGAYSNKRPKCCSMNEKDEEFIYNPIDGLVTVKVEGEYSSREMVFVY; translated from the exons atggGAAGTAACGAAGATGTTATGATTAGTGTTAAACCAGGTGTTACAGGTGGTTCGTTCATGGTTCGAGGAACGGCTGTTTTAACTAACGTTCCAGCTAACATCACGGTTACACCGGTTAACGACGGTTCGGTTTTCGTTGGAGCTAATGCAACCAGTTCAAGTTCTCGTCACGTGTTCAATCTCGGAACCCTCCA GGTGCACAGATTGGTGTGTCTCTTCAGGTTCAAAATCTGGTGGATGATACCATGCTTCGGAACTTCGGGCGGAGACATTCCGGCAGAAACTCAAATGCTTCTCCTGGAAGTTGAGAACAAGTTCTATGTCTTGATACTACCTGTATTGGATGGTCAGTTTCGTACAAGTTTGCAAGGGACACCAGACAATGAACTAGAGTTTTGCATTGAGAGCG GAGATCCTGATGTTCAAACCACCAAGATTAAAGAACCAGTTTTCGTAAATTCGGGGAACAACCCGTTTAAGCTCATAAGGAATTCTATTAA GATATTGGAGAAGCATAAGGGTACGTTCAAGCATATCGATAATAAGCAG AAGCCAGAACATATAGATTGGTTTGGATGGAACACCTGGGATGCTTTTTATTGTAATGTAGATCCTGAAGGAATCAAAGATGGACTCGAAAG TTTCTCAAAGGGAGGTTGTCCTCCAAAACTTTTAACCATTGATGAAGGCTGGcaaaatatttttcccagctatGAAGAGAACCCAACAGG ATACGTATACATTTGGCATGCTATGGCTGGTTACTGGGGAGGGGTTCTTCCAGAATCTGAAGTGATGAAAAAATACAACCCCAAAATTCAACCTGTTGTTCAGTCCCCTGGTAATCTGACCCATGTTGTATGTTCAACCCTGGACAACATACAGGAAAAGGGAATCGGGCTAATTGATCCCTCCAAAATCCGCGATTTTTACCACGATTTTCATAGCTACCAAGCAAGTTGTGGTGTTGATGGTGTCAAGGTGGATGTTCAGAGTGTGTTGGAGCTCCTCGGTGCTGGCTACAGTGGTCGAGTTTCACTGACTAAATCATACCTGGGAGCCCTTGAGGATTCTGTTACCGAAACTTTCAAATCCAACAACTTAATCTGCTCCATGAGTCTGAATACTGACTTCCTATACAG TACAAAGAAGGCTGCTGCAGCTAGAGCAACTGAAGATTTCATGCCAAATGAACCAACATTTCAGACATTACATGTTGCTGCTGCTGCTTTTAACTCTCTTCTTATAGGAGAGATCATTGTACCAGATTGGGACATGTTTTAT aGCGATCATATTACCGCAGAGTTCCATGGTGCAGCGAGAGCCTTGAGTGGTTCTGCAGTATATGTAAG TGACAAGCCAGGTAGTCACGATTTTGACATTATTAAGAAGCTAGTGTTGCATGATGGCTCTATCCTTAGAGCTCGATATGCCGGTCGACCTACTCGGGACTGTTTATTCAATGACCCTGTCACAGATGGAAAAAG CCTATTGAAGATTTGGAACTTGAACAAGTTATCAGGGGTTATAGGTGTTTTTAACTGCCAAAGAGCTGGAATATGGCCTCCTATTAAAGGTAGTATATATATGCCGGCGCCCGGCTCAGGAATACCAATCTCAGGGATTGCCAGTGCTGGAGATGTTGATGCACTTGAAGAGGTTGCAGGGGAGAATTGGAGAGGACATTGTGCAGTATATGCATGCCTTTCAG GTTCCCTGAAGACAATGTTAAAGGATGCAAAATTTCAAGTGGCCTTAGAACATTTGAAATGTGAAGTCTTTACTGTTTCTCCTATCTGG GCATTCAGCGAGGATCTTCGGTTTGCTCCTATCGGATTACTCGACATGTACAATTCAGGAGGTGCAGTTGAAGCTATGGACTCCGAAAACAAATCATCAGAATGTAAGATAAAGGTGAGAATCCGAGGGTGTGGACGGTTCGGAGCATATTCAAATAAGAGACCAAAATGTTGCAGCATGAACGAGAAAGATGAGGAGTTCATATACAATCCCATAGATGGACTAGTGACAGTGAAGGTTGAAGGTGAGTACAGCTCAAGAGAAATGGTTTTTGTTTATTGA